A single region of the Tigriopus californicus strain San Diego chromosome 8, Tcal_SD_v2.1, whole genome shotgun sequence genome encodes:
- the LOC131885407 gene encoding uncharacterized protein LOC131885407, with translation MENDRKSCPLSPDLKLATQVFALLNICMDVAFIIWIIVVMIGQEHEISMTPRLIMLGALIPSAASNTILLAGSLTMRKGFLLQWLILRLPILIVFWLPFFLGFNAWPFYWFMLPTSLVMIISGCIILTFYIKADQYMG, from the exons ATGGAGAACGACCGCAAATCTTGTCCGCTGAGCCCGGATCTGAAGTTGGCCACACAAGTGTTTGCCCTCCTCAACATTTGCATGGACGTGGCCTTTATCATCTGGATTATCGTGGTGATGATAGGCCAAGAGCACGAAATTTCGATGACACCACGTTTGATCATGTTAGGGGCCCTTATACCCAGTGCGGCCAGCAATACAATATTGCTCGCGGGCTCATTAACCATGAGAAAAGGCTTTCTCTTGCAATGGTTGATCTTGAGACTGCCCATCTTGATTGTCTTTTGGTTGCCTTTTTTCTTAGGTTTCAATGCTTGGCCTTTCTACTGGTTCATGCTACCAACAA GTTTGGTGATGATCATCTCTGGTTGCATTATCCTCACTTTTTACATCAAGGCGGATCAATACATGGGCTGA